The Eptesicus fuscus isolate TK198812 chromosome 20, DD_ASM_mEF_20220401, whole genome shotgun sequence genome contains the following window.
CTTCTTTACCGATCAGTGCCAAAAGTTCCCAGTTCTGCAGCTTTCTTTATTGAGAACTAACATTTACCCTTGTTTCCGCCCTCTAATGATATTGCAAACTAAATAAAATTCTATCTGGGGCGGTTCTTTCAAAGAGAAACAGGCAGCCTTAAATCTTGCCAAGGTATCTTGCCCTTCTCACCTTCCCAGTgactcccccacctcccaaatTGGGCTCTGTTCCCTGATTTGGAGGATGTTTCTTCAAAACAAGCCACTCCACCTTAACaaacttgctcctgggagaggctcAGCCACCACAGATTTACCCAACAAACTGGTGGTGGAGAGATGGTGTCCAGCTGTAAGGTGAAACGTGTTTGTAAAGCAATGGGAGTTCTCCAGAGGGTGGTTACTAAACAAACAGTATTATAAAGAATATTGTAGCTCCGGGAGGGACCTTTCTGTTCCTGTCAACATTCCACTGCAAACAGAATATAAGGGTTAGGATTTGTATCCATCCAAGAATCACCCTTGAAGCTGGGGGTTCCCAGCATGGCGCAGAGGCCAATTAGACCAGCTGGTATGATTGCGTGTAGCTGGCTAAGCCTTTTATCAGCTGAGACCCACAAGAAGGCTCCAGGGTCACTGAGGGGGCTTGGTAAGCCCTTGTCTTTGGCACTCAGTCAGCCTCCTTTTCATGCCTCTGATCTGCCTATTGGCAGCAAAAGGAACTAATCTCAGCTTGGGTTGTTTCAGTCTCATCTTTCTCACCTCCCGACCCCCTTCCCTTGGCCCCATCATGGCTTTTACACAACGCCAAGAGTTCACAGAGTGGTTTTGGTTGCACCTTGTGAATTAGgctcttcttttctgttttggcagagtttgtttttctcctgtctgAACAATGGTGTCTGGAGAAATCTGTGAGCTACCAGGCTGTAGAAATCCTAGAAAGGTAAAGCCCTGAGCATAAGGCCTTTGTAGTGGTACCTCTCAGAATGACTAATATatccaaatctttaaaaaaaaaaaaatacacacccaAAATAGTACTAGTTTCCCCTTGCCATGAGACCTGGTTTTGCACCCTCTAGTGCAAATGCAAATTTCTTAGCCAGCGATTGGTATTGGCGAGGATGAGATGTAGCACAATTTGAAGCAGAAACACCCTTCAGTTTGAGTGTGGGTTATTtactctccccttcctttctttttaggtTTATGGTTAAGCAGGCAGAGAATATCTGCAGGCAAGCCACAATCCAACTAAGGGATAAGACAATGCCTCAGAACTGGAGGGCTCTGAAAGAGCAGCTTTTCAACAAATTTATCCTGCGTCTTGTGTCATGTGTTCAGCTGGCAAGCAAACTTTCTTTCCACTACAAAGTAAGGAGCTGGGATTGCTCATGGGCACCTGAGTGTTAGAAAGAAACCGGCTCATTCAAAGGTGACTGTGAGAAACCTACTCCTAGGCTAGGTGATACTACTCATGTGGAAATTCCAGAATGTGATTATGCTTCCTAagcataccacacacacacacacacacacacacacagagtcacacacacacacagtcacatagAGGGAGTTATTAAATAGCCTGAAGTTCTGTTCCCAAAGTATAATTGCTGGACAGAGGCCATTGTTCATACAGGTcaccttttttccccttggaCTCAAGGACAGTTTGCATAAAATGTCTGAATTGCCAACATATCAGCATTAAAGGTAAACTATTATgtttaaaaaggataaaattttTTTCCACATTACTACCCAATGTGTATATAACAAagtatcattcattcaacaaatatttattgtcttcTATGGCCAGATGCTGCACTAGGTGCCATGGCTGCAACAGTAAAAATATTGTCTGGGCTCTGAAGGAACTTATCCAATGAGAGAAGACACACAAGCAAATAATGTGTTCTGATTAGTGTCAATACAGAGGGCTATGAATGTACCTCGTTAGCCTTGGAGAGTCAAGGAAGTGTATTTAGAGAAAATGACTTCTGGAAAGGGGAGGGGTTGTGGAAGATGGGTGGATcctaagggaagagggagaggagttaagaaaagcaggaagagagaagggggaggaaaggaggtcCAGATACAGGAAACAGCATTGTAGAGGCTTGGGGAGCTTGGTGGGTTTGAGAGCTGCAAGTTCTATATGACGAGCATTGAGTGTAATAGGGAATACCAAGGGAAAAGGCAAGATGAAGGCATGGGCTGGATTGTGAAGGGCTTTGTACACTATGCCAAGATGTATGACCTTTATTCTGACAgcctttcctctccctcaccgTTTTTCCTTGCTCAGATAATCAGCAACATTACAGTCCTGAATTTCCTCCAGGCTCTAGGATATCTACACACTAAAGAAGAACTGCTGGAGTCAGAGCTTGATATTTTGAAGTCCCTGAACTTCCAAATCAACCTGCCTACTCCCCTGGCATATGTGGAGATGCTCCTGGAGGTTCTAGGTAATTTATTAAGTGTGCCAGGGACTGTGCATTGGAGCCTTCCATAGAAGGCAATAAGAATGATGTACCCAAGGGTTTGGGAGCAGTGGGCAGAACCCACCAATGAGGAACAGCAGGAAGCCTGGGCTGATGGAGGGAAGTGCTCTCTTTGGTTCTTGTCAGGAAAAGAAACTTAGGTCTCAGCACCTGGCTTCTGTTTGGACTCATGAGGTACTCTCTTACTGCAGGACCAAAGagttgattttatagagaggcaTGAGATAAGAGGGGAACAAACAAATATACTCGAACTGTATACGGAGATTTCTCTACCTTTCCCTTTGTCCTTTAAAATTGACCTCCAGCTGaagaggtttcttttctttttttttttttatgattctgcagttgcttttattttttatttttttaaaatttatttattgattaaggtatcacatatttgtcctcatccccccattcccatcccaaacccctccccacgcatgtgAAGAGGTTTCTTACAGTAAAGCAAAACAACCAGGAAGCACATTAGCAGCTCAACAGTTTTACGTTGCATAACAACCGTGATTATGATCAGAAAAGACCCGAATAATGCCCTTTACCATGCCCATACTCCATCTAGGATATAATGGCTGTTTGGTCCCAGCCACGCAGCTGCATGCAACCTGCCTAACCCTGCTCGACCTAGTCTATCTTCTGCATGAACCCATATATGAGAGCCTGCTGAGGGCTTCAATTGAGAACTCCACGCCCAGTCAGCTACAAGGGTAAGGCAACCCCTTTAGCATAGGCTCCTTCCAGAAACAGAGTCCAGAATGTAGCATGAGAACTTGGGGAATGGAATTTACCTAGCGAGGCATCCAATCCACAGATAACCTGCACAGGTTATCTGGTTCAAATTAACGTCCGGTATGTTGTCTGGATGCAGATGACTGAGCCCAATCAGCAAAACCCtaaatgttttcacttttaaatttaaatgacttCAAGTAATTATTTCCTAGTTCTTTCTTTATAGCTGTTTATAATTTGAGATTACCTGACTGCTTTTATAGTCACTTGGGGAATAAAAGCCAGTCACAAGGTTGCAACTTGGACAAAAGTGTTTGATTACTGTAAAGTCAGAATAGTAAAAAGCCTCACAATTACATTTGTTAGGGAGACAGATGGAACAACAAAAGGCCTATAAACCAGACAGGAGGCTCATGTTTAAATCCCAGTTGAtttgggggaggctgggagaaggtcaatTAACTATTTGTTGACCATTTCCTTCCATGTCTAAAAAATCCAcgatgatcaacatcaacaattGAAGTTCCATGACCCTAAGATTTGGAAGATCAAATTTCAGCTCCAAAATTAATAATGGTTTTAATCACTCAGGGAAAAGTTTGTTTCAGTGAAGGAAGACTTCATGCTATTGGCAGTAGGAATCATTGCAGCAAGTGCAT
Protein-coding sequences here:
- the CNTD1 gene encoding cyclin N-terminal domain-containing protein 1 is translated as MDGRVRPRLAPVSEFQFGAVATETIEDALLHLAQQNEQAVQESAGWMGSFRETRIVEFVFLLSEQWCLEKSVSYQAVEILERFMVKQAENICRQATIQLRDKTMPQNWRALKEQLFNKFILRLVSCVQLASKLSFHYKIISNITVLNFLQALGYLHTKEELLESELDILKSLNFQINLPTPLAYVEMLLEVLGYNGCLVPATQLHATCLTLLDLVYLLHEPIYESLLRASIENSTPSQLQGEKFVSVKEDFMLLAVGIIAASAFIQNHVCWSQVVGHLQSITGIALESIAAFSYAILMHSVGANTPGRQQPIPPHLAARALRAAASSNT